One stretch of Oncorhynchus masou masou isolate Uvic2021 chromosome 9, UVic_Omas_1.1, whole genome shotgun sequence DNA includes these proteins:
- the LOC135545013 gene encoding probable zinc transporter protein DDB_G0282067 produces MASRLGLPHDSSLHRCMLVLTFLLLLCEIVVSRLCNSLITMVDVFHTLFILMHMALPQPTLGRGSPKPPPASPLSTPNTSTPTQSPVKTPPYSPATSGVYPRPLTPVASLCGLSYSGARVQPLGALISALLLAALCVSVSLEILSHTLQPHPIQRPLLATVMGAVSLLYNLLVLGLSWGSWLGTKTRAAWEGEESSVLGVNGKGTVHSLLLILMSVWEGIVYKFCIIIIQHTTVKIQTKDSNAVGGENYISYPPTSLDGTFQDGTLVLCNPGTSSVLNPDSDTPHPSQTSTLHTVAPQGPLSDHCHGAHTLPADAHTLPADCRTSETPSSFPHPEASVCHPKDPHSEVSKYRACMGHRENQTDPTTASALKSESPTSLRVQLPACLPSLIALTQALLGSILALTNGLTLLLLGPDCMHGSGACGPFVYLDPGFSMVAVGVLLATTLPQVCRYGWLLLQAVPPQVCVSDLGRRIASVPGVQAVHDLHVWQLTESCLVASVHVHCHAGFQIHRCGDLLSGVTKVLQSVGVSCCTVQPEFLLSTPTANGNLDNNSTNPAIIHREMPSHLACSLACGKGCAGKMCCAPLEEGSTEPLAPPAGETEEEPHVLIIENTFL; encoded by the exons ATGGCGAGTAGGTTGGGGCTCCCCCATGACAGTTCCCTACACAGATGCATGCTGGTCCTGACCTTCCTGCTCCTACTGTGTGAGATTGTTGTCAGCcgcctctgtaactctctcatcACCATGGTGGATGTCTTCCACACCCTCTTCATCCTCATGCACATGGCTCTTCCTCAACCCACCCTGGGCAGAGGTTCCCCAAAACCcccacctgcctcccctctctccacccccaacACCTCCACCCCCACTCAGTCACCTGTCAAAACTCCCCCATATTCCCCAGCCACCTCCGGTGTGTACCCAAGACCCCTCACCCCTGTGGCCTCCCTGTGTGGCCTGTCCTACAGTGGGGCGAGGGTCCAGCCCCTGGGGGCTCTGATCTCAGCTCTTCTGCTGGCTGccttgtgtgtctctgtctctctagagaTCCTCAGCCACACCCTGCAGCCCCACCCTATACAGCGCCCTCTTTTGGCCACGGTGATGGGGGCTGTCAGCCTGCTCTACAACCTCCTGGTGCTGGGGCTCAGCTGGGGCAGCTGGCTTGGGACCAAGACAAGAGCTGcctgggagggggaggagagctcTGTCCTTGGTGTGAATGGAAAAGGCACAGTGCATTCTTTGCTTTTAATATTAATGTCTGTGTGGGAGGGAATTGTGTACAAGTTCTgcattattattata CAACACACCACAGTCAAGATCCAGACCAAAGACAGCAATGCAGTGGGGGGAGAGAATTACATCAGTTACCCCCCTACATCTCTCGATGGTACCTTCCAAGATGGAACACTTGTACTCTGTAACCCTGGGACCTCCAGTGTCCTGAACCCTGACAGTGATACTCCGCACCCATCCCAGACATCAACACTCCATACCGTGGCCCCTCAGGGTCCCCTTTCAGACCACTGCCACGGAGCACACACGCTCCCTGCAGACGCGCACACACTCCCTGCAGACTGCCGAACTTCAGAGACACCAAGCAGCTTCCCACATCCAGAGGCCAGTGTCTGTCATCCAAAGGACCCCCACTCTGAAGTGTCTAAGTATAGGGCCTGCATGGGACACAGAG aAAATCAGACAGACCCCACCACAGCCTCAGCCCTAAAGTCAGAAAGCCCTACAAGCCTCAGGGTCCAACTTCCCGCCTGCCTCCCATCCCTCATCGCCCTCACTCAGGCACTGCTAGGTTCCATCCTGGCACTCACCAACGGACTTACCCTGCTACTACTGGGCCCAGACTGCATGCATGGCTCTGGGGCCTGTGGCCCCTTCGTCTACCTGGACCCTGGCTTCTCCATGGTGGCTGTGGGGGTCCTGCTGGCCACCACTCTGCCCCAGGTGTGCCGCTACGGTTGGCTGCTGCTCCAGGCCGTCCCgccccaggtgtgtgtgtctgatctgGGCCGGCGGATCGCCAGTGTGCCAGGGGTGCAGGCGGTGCACGACCTCCACGTGTGGCAGCTGACAGAGAGCTGCCTGGTGGCGTCTGTACATGTCCACTGCCACGCTGGGTTCCAGATACACAG GTGTGGTGATCTGTTGTCGGGGGTCACCAAGGTGCTGCAGAGTGTAGGTGTGAGCTGCTGCACCGTACAACCAGagttcctcctctctactcccacAGCCAACGGCAACCTGGATAACAACAGCACCAACCCCGCCATCATCCATAGGGAGATGCCCTCACACCTCGCCTGCAGCCTGGCCTGTGGGAAGGGCTGTGCTGGGAAGATGTGCTGTGCTCCTCTGGAAGAAGGGTCTACAGAGCCACTGGCACCCCCTGCTGGGGAAACTGAGGAGGAGCCTCACGTGCTGATCATCGAGAACACCTTTCTTTGA